In Candidatus Hydrogenedens sp., the DNA window TAAAGTTTGTTATAATATTATCCCTTCTTGATGAAATAAAATTGTAAAGAGTAAGATTATATTTATAAATAAGAAAGGAAATGCAATGCCAAAAAACATTTATGAAAAGATATGGGATGCACATTTGGTTCATACACCTGATGACCAGGACCCTATTATTTATATCGACAGGCACTATATCCATGAAGTAACGTCACCGCAAGCATTTGAAGGACTAAGAATTACAGGTAGAAAAGTGCGTCGTCCTGATTTGACTTTTGCTACGATGGACCATAATATACCGACAACGAATCGTGATAAACCGATTGCAGACCCGATGTCTGCGTTACAGGTAGAGACATTAAAAAATAATTGCAAGGAATTTGGTATCCAGTGTTTTGATATGCATGACCCACGAAATGGGATAGTTCATGTTGTGGGTCCGGAGTTAGGATTAACACAACCAGGGATGACGATTGTTTGTGGAGATTCTCATACTTCAACACACGGTGCTTTTGGTGCACTTGCGTTTGGTATTGGAACAAGTGAAGTGGAGCATGTCCTTGCTACGCAAACATTATTGCAAAGAAAATCTAAGACAATGGAAATTTGTATCACAGGCAAACTACCTATAGGTGTTACTGCAAAAGACCTTATTATGCATATTATCGGTAAAATAGGAACAGATGGGGGCACAGGTTATGTAATTGAATACACAGGAGAAGTTGTTAGAAACCTTTCTATGGAAGGTCGTATGACTTTGTGCAATATGACCATAGAGGCAGGTGCACGAGCAGGGCTAATTTCTCCTGATGAGACGACTGTGAAATATTTATTAGGAAGACCTTATATTCCAAAACATATCCCCGAAGAAGAACTGATAAAACTCTGGTTGTCATGGGCATCTGACTCTGGCTGTTCTTATGATAAAACAATAATCATTAATGCTAAGGATGTAGAACCGCAAGTAACATGGGGAACATCTCCCGAAATGGTTGTTCCTATTTCAGGCAGGGTTCCTGTGTTAAATGAGATACAGGATACAAACCGCAGAAATGCGGTTAACAAAGCCCTCCAATATATGGGTCTTGAAGAAGGAACTCCTATCGAAGCCATCGAAGTAGATAAGATATTTATTGGTTCCTGTACAAATGGAAGGATTGAGGATTTACGAGAAGTGGCAAAGGTTGTGAAGGGTTATAAAGTTAATAAGAGAATAAAGCAGGCAATAATTGTTCCAGGTTCGATGTTAGTAAAGAGACAAGCGGAACAGGAAGGATTACACAATATTTTTATAGAAGCAGGTTTTGAATGGAGAGAACCAGGTTGCTCCATGTGCCTCGCAATGAACGATGACCGCTTGAATCCTGGTGAACGTTGTGCCTCCACTTCAAATCGTAACTTCGAAGGTCGTCAAGGTAAAGGAGGACGCACACACCTTGTTAGTCCAGCCATGGCTGGAGCCTGTGCTATTACTGGACATTTTGTTGATATTCGTAAATGGAAATTTAATGAATAAAAGGAGATAGAACAGTGGAGAAATTTACTGTATTAAAAGGAATTGTCGCACCTTTAGATGCGAGAAATGTAGATACAGACCAGATAGTTCCGAAACAATTTTTGAAACGAATACAGAGAACAGGTTATGAAGATGTCCTTTTTTATGATTGGCGTTATCTCGATGATGGGAAAACACCCAATCCGCAATTTGAGATGAATGCACCACGTTATAAAGGTGCTACTATTTTATTGACACGTGACAATTTCGGTTGCGGTTCGTCACGGGAGCATGCACCATGGGCATTAAAGGACTATGGTTTCCGTTGTATTCTGGCTATTTCATTTGCCGATATTTTTTACAATAATTGTTTTAATAACGGAATTTTACCTATTACCTTGTCACCAGAAATAATCGAGCAATTATTCAATGAAGTTCGTGCTAAAGAGGGGTATACATTAAAGATTGATTTAATAAATCAACAAATTACCAAGCCAGATGGGGAACAAATGCATTTTGACATCCATTCCTTCTTAAAGGAACGTTTATTAAATGGATGGGACCAGATAGGTCTCACATTGCGATTTGAAAAATTAATAGACCAATTTGAAAAGAAACATCCTCTGAAGTTATGAAACAAAACATAATTTCAGAAAGGAGGAATGAACATGCCTTTATACACATATCAGGTAATTCACGAGGACGGTAGCGAAGGTGAAATTATCGAAGTGTTTCAAAAGGCAGGTGAGCCTCCTTTACAGTTCCATCCACAAACAGGCGAAAAAGTAATTCGGATATTTAAGCCTGCACATATTGCAGGTTGGGCTAATGAACGGATGGCAAAACAAATGTTAAGTGACAAAAACCTTGCTGAAAAAGGTTTTACAAAGTATGTTCGCTCAGGCAAAGGTTATTATGAAAAAACAACAGGAAAAGAAGGACCGCCTACAATAAATGTCAATGGACCATAATTCGCTTGAATATTCCCTATCTATTTTTATATGCTTTAATAAAATTTGTTAAATTAACTCAGGAGGTATATATCATGAGTGTAAGAAAATTCTCAACGTTTTTAATTGTTTTGTCCCTATTCTCAATATTAATTTTATCTTCTGGCTGTGGTTCTATGCCGTGGAAGAAGAATAAAGACCAACCGCCTCCTGTGGAACTGTTAGATGAGACGAAGGCGGAAACATCAACTGGATTGCCAGAAGGAACTACAACTCTTGTGCCAGGAACTCAGCGATTTAAAGACGTTCCGTTACCAGATAAGGTAAAAGAAGATTTTGACCGTTCGTATGTATATGAATCGAGCACTATGCAAGTAGGTCGGATGGTATACAACATCAGAGCAGATGTAAATGATATTGCCCAGTTTTATATTAAAGAATGCCCCAAAAATGGGTGGAAATTGGATAATGTTATCCAAGGAGATGGAATACAACTAAATTATTCAAAAGAGGGAAGAAAACTTCAAGTTAATATACGTTCTCGAGGAATTGGAAGACCGAAACAGCTAATTACAACATTAACACCTTCTGAATAATTATAAATGAGCCGTGTTATTGTTTCTTTAAGATTTATAGGCATATTATTACTTTTAAGTATTGCGGGAAGTACTTTTATTTTAACTTCCTGTAATACTGTTAAAAGGATAGATATTCCTCTCTTAAATAAATCTGCCTCATCTGAGCGAGAGCAAATAATTTCTGTTCTTGATTCCGTTGAGAGACTGGTTGAAAGGAAACAATTACGAAAAGCAATGGATTATATTTCATTGGATTATAGAGACGAACAAAATAGAAAATACAATGATATTAGAGAATATTTGCAAGGTATTATTCGAGATTACAGAGTTATACGTATTACAAGAGCAACACCAGAAATAAACATAGAAGGTAATAAAGCGACAGTTATCGATACATTTGGAACTATTGCAGAGCCTTTTGACCCTGTGCAAGGAGTTCCTGTAAATATTCAGGGGAAAGTAATCATCACATTACAAAAAGAGTCCGATGGATGGAAAATTATTTCTTGGAGTCCTCTTTTGTGATTTTGTTCTACCCCTGAGTATATCGGTATAATTCTTAACTTAATAACATTAATAAACAAATATGAAGGGGATTTTTATCTATGCCAATTCGTAGACAGAAAAAAAGAAAGACAGAAGTAAAAGACATCATGCCCAATATGGAAGAGCCTAAAAACCAATTACTTTTATGGTGGGCTCACATTAAAGAGAATATTTACCTTTATTCTTTTTCAGTGTTATTTATTTTGTTGTGCGTTATCATCGGTGGATTTTATGGGTCCTATAAATCATCAAAAACAAAAGATGTAATGACAAAGTATGCCAGTGCTGTCTTAAAAGAGGATTTGCAAGAACGACTGGATGCACTTAAACCATTATTGGATATAAATGCACCGTTATCAGCCGAAATTTTATATGTATATGGCGAAACAGCAATGGCTTTAGGGAAACTTGACGAGGCGGAAAACGTCTGGAAAAAACTTTGTGATAAATATCCACAATCCGAATGGGTTCCTAATGCACGTGAAGGATTAGGCTACTTGGAAGAATTAAGAAAGAACTATGATAATGCCATCAATATTTATAAAGAAATTAAAGAAAAGTGGAGTAATTCGTATATAGCGAAAAGACAATCATTTAATATCGCCCGTGTTTTAGAAGCAAAGGAGGATTTAAAAGGAGCGATTGAAGAATATAAAAAGCAACAAGAAGAATTCCCAGATTCATCAATTGCAAATAAAGCAAAAAGTGCCCTCGAAAAAATAAAAACAGAGCATCCTGAATTATTCCCTGAAGAAAAGAAAGAAGAAGAAACTCAGCAAGGTACTACAAAAGATGAAGTGAAAGAAAATACTGGAAATTTAGAGACCCAGAAAACCGTCAGTGAACCAGTGGAATCTTCTTCCCAACAAGAACAGCAATAAGAGTTCTCTACAAAAATAATATAAAAAGTCTATATGCACAAAACAATGATAATGAGGGGTTACCACACTTATGAATCAAGAGAAGAAAATCATCCATGTCGTTGTTAATACCCATTGGGATAGAGAATGGGTATATCCATTTGAGGAAACGCGACTTTTATTAGTCGAATTTATGGACCAATTGATAGAGATTTTAAAGAAAGACCCTGATTTTCATTCCTTTACATTAGACTCCCAGACTGTTTGCCTTGAAGATTATCTTGAATTAAGACCTGAAAAACGAGAAGACATTGTTAACCTCGTTCAGTCTGGAAAACTTATTATCGGTCCCTGGTACTCATTACCAGAAGAATTCATTGTTAACGGCGAGTCGTTAGTTCGTAATTTATTAATAGGACATCGAGTTGCCCAATCTTTCGGGAAAGTATCAAAAATTGGTTATACCCCTTTTAGTTATGGACAAACATCACAGATGCCTCAAATATACAATGGTTTTGGAATCGATACAATTATTTTCTATCGAGGAATAAATACACCTAAAAGCGAATTTATTTTTGAAGGACCTGACGGGTCTCGATTATTAGGAATGCGTTTTGGATGTTTGAGTCGTTTCAGTTATTACATTTACGTCTATCGCGTGTTACGTTATGGCTCCGATGATGTCTATGCATTTTATAACTGGGATAGAGGAGCAGGTCCTTTACGTCTTGCTTCTACAAGTAGACCCCGAGCTCATTATTACATTACAGACCCTTCGAACAAGATGTGGAATGTAGAACCCATTCAAGAACAACTTCAAAAATTAGTCAACGACGAATCACAACATTTTACTACACCTCATATATGTTGTATGGAAGGGTTTGACAGTTCTTCTCCTGATGAAAAGGAATCCGAGATTATTAAACTTTGCCAAAAACTTTTGCCTGAACATGAGATTCGTCTATCAAATTTAGAAGAATTTATGCAGGCAATGCGAGAATGTGTTAAGAATCCAACCGTAATTTATGGAGAAAGTAGAGACCCTGGAGCAACAGGAAAATGGACCCACCTTATGGGAGATGTTATTAGTGCGCGATTCCGAGTAAAAAAGGCAAATCATCAATCCGAAATGATGTTACAACGAGGTGCAGAACCATGGTGTGCTATATCGAATGTGTTAGGTAAAGAATATTTTAGAAATGCATTGACACGTGCATGGAAACTCCTATTACAAAATCATCCTCATGACACAATTACGGGTGGTGGAATAGACCAAATGGAGAAGGATGCTCTTTCACGAGCAGAACAAATCTCTATTATTAGTGAAGGATTAATGCGTCGTGCACTACAACATATCTACTCTAAAATCAATCTATCGAATGTCCCAGTAAAAGAGAGTGTGTTTGTAGTGTTTAATCCAAGCCCATTTGAACGCAACCACGTTTTATCTGTGTATATTGATGTCCCTGAAAATATGGGTTATGAATCTTTCGAAATTATAGACCCAGAAACGAATACCGTATGTAGCATGCAAGTACAAGAGCAATTCGAGACTGGAACCCTCGTCAGAAATCTTCAAGACATATCTATTGAATTAAGGTCAAAACGATTTCTTACCCATGTTGATGTTAATAATATACCAGCATTAGGGTATAAGACATATTACGTTAAACCAGCAGAGAACAACCCACCTATAGAAGTCAACAATATTTTTAAGACCCCATTTATTTTAGAAAATGAGTATCTGTACATAACGTTTAATAATGACGGAACATTTAATCTAACGGATAAGGAAACGGGTAGTAAATTTACAAATCTGCATTACTTTGAAGATACAGGTGAAACTGGGCATTCATGGATACACATGGAACCAGACGAGAACGAGACGATATATTCCTATGCTTCCCCTGCTAAATTTGTAGTTGAAGTTAATGGGCATTTATTAACTCGAATACGTATTGACTATGTGATGAACATACCATCTGGTCTCGAAAGAAATATAACTGAATTAGACAGAGAAGCAGAGAAGAATTATACAAAACGTAAAGAAGAAAAAGTCCCCTTAGACATAACAAGTTATTTTACGTTAAGGAAGGGAAGTCGTCAGTTAGAAATCACTACAAAGGTGAAAAATAATGCCAGAAATCACCGTTTAAGGCTTATATTCCCGACAGGACTTGAAAAAGCAACACATAGTTTTGCAGAAATGGCTTTTGATGTTGTCCGTAGACCTATCCATGTTTCAACCGATAATCCATATTATGGAAGGCCAAATCCACAATATCCGATGCATCGCTTTGTCGATGTCTCTGATGGAGAAATAGGCTTTGCGGTGATAAATAATTGTGGTTTGCGAGAGTATGAGGTTATGGATGAACCTATTCGGCCAGTAGCAATAACTTTATTCCGTGCCTTTACGTTTCGTAATGCACCTATTTTTGGTAGATGGGATGTTTACCCAGAAATGGAACTATCACAGTGTCTTGGCGAACTTGAATTTTCCTATTCTATATATCCCCATAAAGGCACATGGGAAAATGGCGTTATTAAGGAAGCCGAGAAATTAAATGCAAATTTAGAACCTGTTCAAGCAGGACCAATAAAGGGGGGATATTTACCTTTATCCCAGAGTTTTTTAGAGATAGAAGGTGAACCGCTCCAGATAACTGCATTAAAATTAGCAGAAGATAGGAATAATAGGCTTATTGTTCGCTTTTATAACCCATCAGACAGGCAGGTATTAAGTACAATAAAGTTTAACCTACCTATTACGGATGTGTGGTGTACAAATCTAAATGAAGAGGATGTTAATAAAGTATCTATTACTAACAATACAGTGCAGTTATCCGCAGAACCTAAAAAGATAATTACATTAGCATTGGATTTTAGTTCTTAATTGATAATGACTAAATCTTCACTTCTTCCACAAGATTAAGCGTGTTTAGTATCTCTTCCTCTTTGGGTTCTACTGTTATTGGTTGCTCTGCCACAGCTATCGCATTATCTGGGTCTTTTAGCCCATGTCCCGTTAGAATACACACAATTTGTAATTTATCACCTACAAATGGTGTTTGATTATCAAAATAACCATTTTCGGAAAGTTTAATAACCCCTGCTATACTCGCAGCACTTGCTGGTTCTGCAAAAACACCTTCGGTCCGGGCTAACAATTTGTAGGCTTCTCTGATTTCATGGTCAGTAACCATACCGATAACACCACCCGACTCATCCCTTGCATTTTCAGCACCCTTCCAACTTGCGGGATTGCCAATTCGGATTGCAGTTGCAAAGGTCTGCGGATTTTCAACAGGATGTCCCAAAACGATAGGTGCTGAACCTGCCGCCTGAAAACCTAACATTTTAGGCAAATTCTTTGCCTTACCTATCTGGTAATATTCCTTATATCCTTTCCAATACGCTGTAATATTCCCAGCATTCCCAACGGGCATGGCTTGAAAATCTGGAGCAAATCCATTAAAAGAATCTACAATTTCAAATGCCCCTGTCTTCTGTCCCTCAATTCGGTAAGGGTTAACCGAATTTACAAGAGCGATAGGATATTCACTACAGATTTTTCGAACCAATCGGAGTGCATCATCAAAGTTTCCTTTTATCTGAATAACTTTTGCACCATGTATCATGGCTTGTGATAATTTTCCCAGAGCAATTTTACCCTCAGGAATAAGGACAGCACATTGAATACCCGCTCGTGCCGCATAAGCAGCAGCTGATGCCGAAGTATTCCCTGTAGATGCACACATTATCACCTTAAAGCCTTCCTCTTTGGCTTTCGTAACTGCGACAGTCATTCCACGGTCCTTAAAAGAACCTGTTGGGTTCAATCCCTCGTATTTGAGCCATATATTAATCTTTGGATGTATTGCTGAACTTAGTGTCGGTGCTTTTACTAAAGGTGTTCCCCCTTCATTTAAAGTTACAATAGGGGTATTAATACTGATAGGTAAAAACTCCCGATATCGCTCAATAATACCTATATTTTGCATAAAAATACTCCATCAGTTTAGGTTTCTACAAAACTCGTATTAACTGTGTAGGTTCAACAATGCATTCTAACTTGTCTATTTCTAATATTGCAGACTGCACACTGGATTCTAATGAATCATGGGTCATAATAACGACATGAACTGGAAGTGCTTCATGATACTGTAAGGTTTCTTTTTGATGACATGAGGAAATACTAACACGATGCTTTCCCAAAATAGTGCAGATTTGCCCTAACACTCCAGGATAATCTTTCGTAGTAAACCGCAAATAATAACGACTACGAAGTAGCCCCATATCCCGAATATTTAGATTATGGTAATAAATAAATGGTGGAGAAGTAGGAGAATTTTTTCTACGTGCAATATCTAACAAATCACTAATAACCGCAGTTGCGGTCGGAAATCTCCCAGCACCTTTCCCGTAATATAAAGTTGGTCCTGCAGAATCGCTTTCAACATATATCGCATTAAATTCATTACGAACAGAAGCAAGAAGGTGATTTTGGGGAACAAAAGTTGGATGTACACGTGCTTCTATCTCACCATTTATTTTACGAACAATGGCAAGAAGTTTAATCACATAGCCCATCTCATTAGCGTACGAAACATCACTATATGTTATTTTGGTAATACCTTCAATATAAATTTCATCAAGATTAACAGGAGTGCCAAAACAGAGACTTGCTAATATCTGGCATTTATGAGCCGTATCAAATCCTTCAATATCCAAATCAGGTGGAGTTTCCGCATAACCGTTCGCTTGTGCTTCTTTTAACACGGCTTGGAAATCAAGTCCTTCATAGGTCATACGGCTTAAAATGTAATTACATGTTCCATTTACTATACCGTATACCGCTTCGATATGTGTGGTAGATAGAACCTCTTTTAACGTTTTAATAATAGGGATAACACCTCCAACGGAAGCTTCAAATTTTAATTCTTTTCCAGATTGCTCCGCTATTTCACATAGCTCAGTACCATATTTTGCAAGAAGCATTTTATTCGCTGTTACTACATGTTTCCCTGCTTTTAATGATTTGATAATAAATGTCTTTGCTGGTTCTAATCCTCCTATAAGTTCGCAAACGACATCCACCTCAGGATTGTTTAGGAGAGAATCAATATCTGCAGAAACAGTAACATTGTTTAAATCAAAAGGTTTTAATAATTCTGGTTTAATTTCAACAACGTGTTTTAATTCTAATTCAACGTCTGTTTGATTTTTTATATGTTCATAGTGATTTAGCAAGAGATGTATAACACCTCCACCTACCGTTCCAGCACCAATAACACCTACATTTAACTTCATGAGAATCTCCTCATCAACAGGATTCATTTCATATGTATTTAATACAAATCGGTATCTATTATACACATAGGATTGGTCGGACTAAAATATTCTCCCTCCTGTACAAGTATCTCTTTAAGTCTGCCAGACACAGGAGCAGTAACTATATATACAGCCTTATCTGTACATATCTCTACTAAATCTGTTTCTTTTTGAATAACGTCTTCTAACTTGTAAAACCACTGCGAAACTTGAACCTTATCATCTGGTTCATCTGATTTTGCTTCATCTGGAATATAAACATAAAAATCCATAGATACTCAACCTCCTTTTGTATTGTCACACCAGAAATCAGCATGATAAGAACTACGAACTTCAGGACCCGCAATCACTGTTAAGGATAGGTGCTCCTTTGCCCAATGAGCGTAAAACTCAAATTCATTCGGTGAAACAAACCTTGATACTGGTACCTGCCTTTTAGTCGGTTGTAAATATTGTCCAATTGTAACTATTGAACAACCTACTTTTGAAAGGTCTGTTAATGTTTGTAGAACTTCCTCCTGAGTTTCTCCTAATCCAACCATGAATCCTGATTTTATAATGATATGTGCATCAAAACTTTTAGCAGTTTCTAAAACATTTAATGAACGCTCATAAGAACATTTCGAGTCTCTTACCTTAGAACAAAGGCGGTTAACTACTTCTACATTATGGGAAAAAACGTCAGGATTAGAGGATAGAACTGTTTGGATTGCGTGTTTATCCCCTTGAAAATCTGATGCTAAAATCTCTACTTTTTTCTTCGGAAACTTTCTTTTTATCTCCTTGATAACCTCCGCAATGTGCTTGGCTCCTCCGTCACTGAGGTCATCACGTGTAACCATGGTGAGAACAACATAACGAAGGTTCATAAACTCTATACATTCAATAATTCTATCTTTTTCTAAAGGGTCTGGAGGCAAAGGACGGCCTTTCGAGACGGAACAAAATACACATGCTCTTGAACAAATCTCTCCCAATAACAAAAAGGTAGCAGTCCGCCGTGACCAGCACTCACCTCGATTCGGACATAGAGCACTCTTACAAACCGTTGATATGTTATTTTTTGAAAGAAAATTGTAGACCTCATTAAGTTCCTTTGTATTAGGAATCCTAAATCGAATCCATTCTGGAAATTGTAATTTATCTGTCGTTTTGGTATTCATCATGATTATCCATCTATAAAAAATAACATATAATTATATCATGGATTTCAAAAGATGATAAAATACTTTCAATTTGTTATAATTTGTTATAATCTTTTTCAACTAAATTTAAACTCGTCTAAAAGGACTGGTCATCATGAGTAAAGACGAGGACAAAAAAGAATCAAAAACGTTATTTGGTAAATTAAGGTTTCGCCAATGGAATGAGGTTCTTCAGGCAAATCGAACACCTCAAGACGAAACGAAACCGCAACAACAACCAAAAGTGGAAACGGAAAAATCAACATCCGCTCCGCAAACTACCACTCCAAAAACAGGCGACAGTGAAAATATAAATATCCCAAAACCAACAAAAACAGGATTAAAAGTTATGATAATCCCTGAAAATGTATATATTGAAGGCTCTGTAAGAGGTGAATGTGATGCAGAAATTTACGGTAAAATCAACGGGAATATCTTAGTTAAAGGAAATCTTATTTTAGGTAAAACAGCAGAAGTCAAAGGTAGTATAAAAGCATTATCCTCTTCGATAGACGGTATCGTGGAAGGTAAAATCGAATCTACAAATGATGTTGAAATTGGTCCTAATAGTAAAATTCAAGCAGAACTCATTTCGGGTCAAAGGATAGTTATCTCTGGACAAGTAAATGGGAGTGTTCAAGCGGAAATCGGAGTGAAATTATTGCAGTCTGCAAAACTTAATGGGGATATCATAGCCTTAAAATGGATTAGTGTTCAGGAGGGAGCCATTTTCAACGGAAATTGTATAATGAAAAAACAACAGCAACAACACATTCCTCAACAATCTCCAACAGTTGGGTTAAACCAAAATCAACAAATTAAGAAATAAAAGTTATCAACTTTTTACATCCCAGTATCGTATTATAATAAGTAAATATCGTATTAACTATAATTAAAAGGAGGAGTTTATGCCAATATACTTTTTCCATCCAGCTGATTTACTATTAATTCCCGCAATAATATTAGCACTATGGGCTCAGATGAAGGTTCAACATGCATACAAAAAATATATGTCCATTCCAAATCGTCAGAGAATAACTGGTGCCCAGGTTGCCCAATGGATTCTTGATAAAGAAGGTATTTCAGATGTTGGCATTGAACCTATTTCAGGTGAATTAACAGACCACTATGACCCGAGTAGCAAAACGGTTCGACTTTCTGAACCCGTATATTACGGGAATAGTATTGCCTCTATAGGAATATCTGCCCATGAATTAGGTCATGTTATTCAGCATGCAAGAAGTTACGCACCAATGCAGGTCAGACAATTCATATACCCTATAAGTTCTATAGGTTCCTATTTAGCCTTTCCAATTATATTTATAGGTTTTCTTTTAACCCATGCTGGTATCCATGCACAATGGTTAATTAATGTCGGAATTTATCTATTCTCAGCGGCGGTCTTTTTTACTGTTATTACGTTACCAGTTGAATTTAACGCAAGCAGACGTGCTATAAAAATATTAGCTAATGGAAATGTATTGACACAAGATGAATTGGCAGGGGTTAGAGAGGTCCTAAATGCAGCCGCTTTAACTTATGTAGCTGCAGCAGCAAGTGCTATACTTCAATTAATACGAATTTTAATTATTTTCCGAGGCCGTGAATGATATTTATCAAAACGGGATTTTATTCTACGATAAAAAAATTTTTTACTTTAATTTTTCTTTTGTATGCATGCCTAACATTTCTTGCCAGTGGTGAAGATAATTCAGAACCAATAAAACTCCGCTCTGAAGGTTATGCGGTTGGACCTTCCTACTTAGTTCGACAAATGGCTGTTGAGCAAGCACAAAAAAATGCAATTGAAAGATATATCCTCTCATTTCTGCCCGAAGCCTATTTAAATTACCTCAAACCTATTTTGAATAAATCATCAGTGTATATAAAAAATGCTAAGATTTTGAATGAAAACACAATAAATGACAAAGCAACCATAGAATTAGAGGTTGAGTTGGATGAAGAGTCTATTGATAAAGATGTCGCAACGTGTTTAATTCCCTATACCCCAGACTTACCCGTTATTTCGTTGTTAATCTTAAATTCAAATACAACGGATTCAGATAATATTATTTATGAAGAATCACAAGTCTCTTTCAATGCAATTGAACAAAAATTAAAGAACTTAAAATTTTCAGTTGAAAAGATAAATTTAAATAAGGAAGGAATTAGTTCCAAAGAGATAAATATACTTATAAATCAAGGATTAGATGGAAAGAAACAAATAGCCCTATCTCAGGAAGCAGATGTGGTTATTTTAGGAGTAAACAAATACGAAATAATGCAAAATATGCCTGATAGTCAAGTTGCAAAATGTAGATGTATTTTAACTATAGAAATCCTTCATAGTGAAGATGGGAAACTTATCAATGCTTTTAATATAAGTTCGTCCGTTCAGAGTAAGGATTATAAAGAAGGAATGATACAAACTGCAGAAGACTGTGCATTAAAATCTATCCCAAAAATTGTTACGTACTCATTTTTAGCAGGCTTGAGTAAGGACGACGATAAAAAGAATATATATATCTATTTTGAGAATTTCAAGGATAATATGATTGCAAAGAATGTAATGGATTTATTGGAAACAATAACGTATGGATGCCAAACAGAGGTTTTATTCGAATCAAAAAAGAGAATTAAGTACAAACTTTATTATGATGGTCCCATCGTTCATATTGTTGACTCTGTAACCAATAATCCCGAACTTAAAAACAAAATAATCATACAAAAAGTTTTAGATAGAAAAATATATATTAGACCAGCCGAAAATTAGTAAGGCATAATAGGTCATTTTTTATCAAGTTCTCTCTCAATTACTTCAATTACAGAAGAATCGTCAGGTTTTACTTTAGGCTCAAAACGAGCAACTGTTTTGCCATCTTTACCGATAAGAA includes these proteins:
- the leuD gene encoding 3-isopropylmalate dehydratase small subunit, with the protein product MEKFTVLKGIVAPLDARNVDTDQIVPKQFLKRIQRTGYEDVLFYDWRYLDDGKTPNPQFEMNAPRYKGATILLTRDNFGCGSSREHAPWALKDYGFRCILAISFADIFYNNCFNNGILPITLSPEIIEQLFNEVRAKEGYTLKIDLINQQITKPDGEQMHFDIHSFLKERLLNGWDQIGLTLRFEKLIDQFEKKHPLKL
- the leuC gene encoding 3-isopropylmalate dehydratase large subunit — translated: MPKNIYEKIWDAHLVHTPDDQDPIIYIDRHYIHEVTSPQAFEGLRITGRKVRRPDLTFATMDHNIPTTNRDKPIADPMSALQVETLKNNCKEFGIQCFDMHDPRNGIVHVVGPELGLTQPGMTIVCGDSHTSTHGAFGALAFGIGTSEVEHVLATQTLLQRKSKTMEICITGKLPIGVTAKDLIMHIIGKIGTDGGTGYVIEYTGEVVRNLSMEGRMTLCNMTIEAGARAGLISPDETTVKYLLGRPYIPKHIPEEELIKLWLSWASDSGCSYDKTIIINAKDVEPQVTWGTSPEMVVPISGRVPVLNEIQDTNRRNAVNKALQYMGLEEGTPIEAIEVDKIFIGSCTNGRIEDLREVAKVVKGYKVNKRIKQAIIVPGSMLVKRQAEQEGLHNIFIEAGFEWREPGCSMCLAMNDDRLNPGERCASTSNRNFEGRQGKGGRTHLVSPAMAGACAITGHFVDIRKWKFNE
- a CDS encoding glycoside hydrolase family 38 C-terminal domain-containing protein, producing the protein MNQEKKIIHVVVNTHWDREWVYPFEETRLLLVEFMDQLIEILKKDPDFHSFTLDSQTVCLEDYLELRPEKREDIVNLVQSGKLIIGPWYSLPEEFIVNGESLVRNLLIGHRVAQSFGKVSKIGYTPFSYGQTSQMPQIYNGFGIDTIIFYRGINTPKSEFIFEGPDGSRLLGMRFGCLSRFSYYIYVYRVLRYGSDDVYAFYNWDRGAGPLRLASTSRPRAHYYITDPSNKMWNVEPIQEQLQKLVNDESQHFTTPHICCMEGFDSSSPDEKESEIIKLCQKLLPEHEIRLSNLEEFMQAMRECVKNPTVIYGESRDPGATGKWTHLMGDVISARFRVKKANHQSEMMLQRGAEPWCAISNVLGKEYFRNALTRAWKLLLQNHPHDTITGGGIDQMEKDALSRAEQISIISEGLMRRALQHIYSKINLSNVPVKESVFVVFNPSPFERNHVLSVYIDVPENMGYESFEIIDPETNTVCSMQVQEQFETGTLVRNLQDISIELRSKRFLTHVDVNNIPALGYKTYYVKPAENNPPIEVNNIFKTPFILENEYLYITFNNDGTFNLTDKETGSKFTNLHYFEDTGETGHSWIHMEPDENETIYSYASPAKFVVEVNGHLLTRIRIDYVMNIPSGLERNITELDREAEKNYTKRKEEKVPLDITSYFTLRKGSRQLEITTKVKNNARNHRLRLIFPTGLEKATHSFAEMAFDVVRRPIHVSTDNPYYGRPNPQYPMHRFVDVSDGEIGFAVINNCGLREYEVMDEPIRPVAITLFRAFTFRNAPIFGRWDVYPEMELSQCLGELEFSYSIYPHKGTWENGVIKEAEKLNANLEPVQAGPIKGGYLPLSQSFLEIEGEPLQITALKLAEDRNNRLIVRFYNPSDRQVLSTIKFNLPITDVWCTNLNEEDVNKVSITNNTVQLSAEPKKIITLALDFSS
- a CDS encoding zinc ribbon domain-containing protein; the protein is MPLYTYQVIHEDGSEGEIIEVFQKAGEPPLQFHPQTGEKVIRIFKPAHIAGWANERMAKQMLSDKNLAEKGFTKYVRSGKGYYEKTTGKEGPPTINVNGP
- a CDS encoding tetratricopeptide repeat protein; amino-acid sequence: MPIRRQKKRKTEVKDIMPNMEEPKNQLLLWWAHIKENIYLYSFSVLFILLCVIIGGFYGSYKSSKTKDVMTKYASAVLKEDLQERLDALKPLLDINAPLSAEILYVYGETAMALGKLDEAENVWKKLCDKYPQSEWVPNAREGLGYLEELRKNYDNAINIYKEIKEKWSNSYIAKRQSFNIARVLEAKEDLKGAIEEYKKQQEEFPDSSIANKAKSALEKIKTEHPELFPEEKKEEETQQGTTKDEVKENTGNLETQKTVSEPVESSSQQEQQ